The nucleotide sequence GGACcagtttaatcatattttatggTGTCGTTCTTTCTTTGTCTTGTTTCCTGTTCTTGTTATTCTTTTAAGTCCATCCCAGAGTCTGTGCTCTCAAGCATTTGATGCATTCAGTAAgtggtaaattatttaaaatatatacaaattgtgttttaaagtatattattgaCTTCTTGTTCCATTCATAAGATCTATTATCTCTTTTCAACAGAGAAATCCATACAGCTAGCTATGACCAAAGAGATGCTTTTACTGAGCATACCCTTTGCGTATTCTGGTAAGTTCAGCCACACAAAGGAAAATCAGTTTGGTAGCAGTGTTAATTCAGACTATAATGACAGATAAAGAAagcagattataaaaaaaaaaaaaaagagggccCAAAACAGAACCCTGGGGGACACCTTTAGAATAAGGGGGATTTGTgcttctaaataataataatattaatgtatttaataataataataatatacactataTAATCAGTTTGGTAGCAGTGTTAATTCACACTAAAATGACAGATAAAGAAAgcggattataaaaaaaaaaaaagagggccCAAAACAGAACCCTGGGGGACACCTTTAGAATAAGGGGGATTTGTgcttctaaataataataatattaatgtatttaataataataataatatacactataTAATCAGTTTGATAGCTGTGTTAATTCACACTAAAATGACAGATAAAGAAAGCGGATTATAAAAAAAGAAGGCCCAAAGCAGAACCCTGGGGGACACCTTTAGAATAAGGGGGATTTGTgcttctaaataataataataataataatgtatttaataataataatatacactataTAATCAGTTTGGTAGCTGTGTTAATTCACACTATAATGACAGATAAAGAAAGGGGATTATGAAAAACAGAGGGCACAAACCAGAATCCTGGGGGATTCCGTTAGTAGCAGTGGGATTTGTTCTTCTAAAtactaataagaataataatatattattatatgctaTATAATAATGTATGCAATGTAAGATTTActgtttttagtctttttttaacaagaatttttattattaacaaaaagtgTATTTTCCTTTGGTTTGTGTCCAAGTTACATAAAATTCGAAAAATAAGCTCCATTTTTATTCACTGGATTATCCAAACATAGGTATTACTAcagtacattaataaaaataaatacattgggATATTTACCTTTATAGTGATGTAGAAGACTACCTGAAATGTAATGTTGAGACAATGTGGTTGCAATCTGTCTAGGTCTCGAGCTCACCTTTTACAGTGGGGTGTATGGGACATGTTTAGGGGCCATGAATCAATTAGGAGACGATGCCAAGGGTCTTATCGGCCTCTCTGGAATTTTGATAGGTGTAGGTGAAATACTTGGTAAGTCAGTGCATTACAATTATTGTGCTTCAGTTGTCTGTGGAAATGGCAAATGTAATAAACTCTGCTTAACCAGGAGGAGGACTATTTGGAATTCTTGATAAGTGTAATCGTTTCGGCCGAAACCCGGTGGTGTTTTTGGGCCTGTTCATCCATATTGTGGCAttcttcctcatcttcctcaACATAGCCAATGATGCTCCTGTGGCCCCAGAGGAAGGCACACAAATGCAAGCTTTTATCCATCCCAGGTAAGAGACAAGTTAAAGAACAGGACTTTCCAACAAGGATGAGCAGTGAAAATAGAGTCAAACATAAAGATGCACTAGCGGTTTATTAACACTTTTCTGGCTTGTTTTGTCAGTGTGACTGTGGCGCTGATATGCAGTTTCCTGCTGGGTCTGGGTGATAGTTGTTTAAACACTCAGCTCATCAGCATCGTGGGCTTCTTGTTCCGGGATGACAGTGCTTCAGCATTCGCTGTCTTTAAATTTGTTCAGGTTTGAACCTTTCTTTTATTAAACTGTTGTTAGCATCTATTTAAATTGCTTGATGTAAAAATCCTATGGTAAAATGGTTGGGTTATATTTcgattaaatataaaacaaagcaCAATAGAAAACTCAGCTTCTATTCTTATTGTATTAGTcagaataaatgtataattagacAAATGTATGTTTATAAGTAGTATGTGTTTATTGCCCATGACGTTATATTTCTTTCTTCTACCGCTGCAGTCCATCACAGCTGCGATAGCCTTCTTCTACAGCAACTATCTTCTCTTGCACTGGCAGTTGCTTATTATGGTGCTGACGGGCTTTCTGGGCACCATTACTTTCTTTGTGGTGGAGTGGGGCATTATCGACAGTCGACGGGGCTCAGATTATGACAGTATCTGATCAGAAGAGTTAGACGGACTGAAGTGCCAGAACTATGTCTCATCTCCAGCCATCAGCCTCAGTGAGCAGATCTACAAGCCATCTTTTTTTCAATGGCCATTTTCCTCTATGGTGTAGCTCTTTAGTCTAGGCCACGTATTCTCCTGTTCCAGCGAATCGGCTGTGTAGCCTCTTTTCTTTACTTGcacttaaaatatgtttactcCTCATATGGGATCTAGGATAAAGTGCTGTAATGCAATAAAAGTTTTGTTCAGATTTTGAAGTTTTCACAAGGCATCATACTGTGCAATGCTAGAACCCTGGAACTGTGGTCTAATTATCTTTTCTATacataattcatccaaaaattaaacatctgtcatgatttactcaggTTCATAGGGAGTTGTTTTGTGGAACAAGAGGAGAGTTTTCTGAGGAATCTTCATGCATCTTCAATCTTCATAGTGACCACAGATGTCAAGAACTGAAACAAACATCAACATGCAGTGGTCCATACTGCTCGTGTGCTATATTAAAAGTTTTCTGAAGCCCTACAGTTGCTTTGTCTCAGGAACATATTGAAATATAAGCTGATAAACCTTCCACTCGTCAAAGCACTAAAATCAAATCCACATTTAAACATGCTTGAACACTTTGCATGAGGTTCATCCGAACTCTATTGGTCTTTGTATGTGTCGTAAATGAACATAACTTACCCGATTGAAAACGGGGAATGAGCTTTGCGAGCTGGGGACTTAACTGACCTAAATTTCAGTCTGATCCTCAAAGAAAACTATTATATGACTTCAGATGTAGTGCATTAGacatttatttgtccattttgGAGCTTGTCAGATGTGGTCTCTTTGAATTTTGTGTTACGAGTCCTGTGAAATTCAGCTGGTGTTCCATGAAATCCAAAAATGAGGTTATGTAAATGAAGACGGAGTtgtttttaggtgaactactcctttaagtaGTTATGGTACTACTTGAACTCAGTTATTGTAAAGAAGTCTTAGTGCAAATGCAATAAATCACTTAAATGTACACTACGCTGTGAGACTAGAGATGAGAAATATGATTAAAGACTATTTGATCTGTTCAGAACTACAAAATCAGTAGCAGCGTGAAACACTCAATGCACAGTCAGTAGTTAAATTAGATtgtcttgtttattttaattgtttttccagttgcctttattttctttctttttttaagaaaacgatTTTGCCAAAGATTGAATCACTCTTTGCAGAAAtttgctttattgtttttttttaggtttggccttatttttgtgcaaaaatgtcaatgaAAGCGATTGCTGATGTAATCAATCGAAAACAGAGAAAGAATGATTtgggaattatttttttttaattgcagttgTACTAATATCAACCTGGGCTTACGTTAACATGCCattgtaaataataatgcattgagAAAGGGTTCAGAAAGACTCTTTCTTAATACATTCACAATACGTATGTTACGATCTTCATTCGTAGGAGCTACATTTACTTTATTACAGTGTAAACTGTTCGGCTTTATTTGGTTCAGAGCAGTCTATAGGATGATGAGGGAAAATGTGATAATCTGGTCTTATACTTGAATGTATCGTACTGTAAAATTTGtctattttcttttataaatatgtgtatatatgggATTAAAGTCTTTTTTGAGCCTTTGACTCTTGCCTATTTCTTTTTGCAAGCTATATGATAGAGTTGTTTTACAATAACAAGTGTTTTGTTGTGGGACGAAGAAGATGAAAGCTCTTAGAAAGTATTCACGATGGTTTTATATAAACTTTAGTGCTTTTAACAAAAGATGAACTAATAAATTGTGAAAGAatcatgtttattattactttattattttgaattgaaagaaaacaaaatattgtaaGTATAAATTGTACCAAACTACTTCAAAGTTTGGCATATTAATAATTTCAGCACTTCTTTTGGGAATTTACAACATCTTTATGTTTGGCACTTATTACccacaaaaataactttaatattaatatatctttaatatctacatttattattatatatatatatatatatatatatatatatatatatatatatatatatatatatatatataagaaatctGCCTAACCTCAACTAACCGTGTTAACTTGTACAagtcattatttttcaaaaataagtaTATTATTAATAAGAACAATCTTGATAAGGTTAAACAGCAGCTCATAAAGATCTATTATGGACAATTGTGCTTGTAAATAAAACTGCTGCAAAGCATTTGTAACAATAATGTGACATActtttaagataaaaatgtaaCAACTGTACAGAACGATTTTTTACCTGTCATGGAAAATTTGAATATGATTcaaaaattattgtaattatttagaTTGGATGATTtatgtaaataatgataaatatttatttttatacagtttattattattattattattattattattattattattattattattattattttggcacAAATTCATCGGAACAAATTCTGGTCAAATTTCCAAAAGTTCCTCCAAGAAAcaccaaccaaccaaacaaacaaataaataactaatcaaataaataacaaaacggCATTAATTTGTTTCGTTTAGTCTTTTTTcgtgaaaatgtaatattttatttatgaattaatgttttgtacaCCATGGCTGTTTGTACAGTAAACGGAGAAAAACCGTTTGTTTGTTACTTTTATCATCACACTATATAATTTCCCtcagaaatataaataatgtaaatctgTGTGCAGTTCATCGGTCTACGCTCTCACGTGCTCTACCGATGCTGCCACGGAATCAGTTGCTGAGCAACCAAGACGCCGCGGCTCACAACAGAAAGTCATTAATGTTGATCGACAGAGACGTTATCCATTGAGGATAGAGAAGACAAGTGACGCGAGGCATTTCAACCAATCAGCATCGCCGGCAGGCGGGCACAGTGTAAAGAGAAAAGCAATCTCGATGCAATTTAGCGAAGCAAAGCTGCCGGTAACGTGCGAATTAAAAGATGAACAAACGCTGACAGGCTTTAGACGCCACTACTAAAGATCTTAGTATAATTTTACGATGCTCACATTCATGAGAAAATAGCGTAGAGCGTTAAAACTCAGTGATTATGTTTGAAAACAGACGGAATTGGAATTCGCGTAGCCTACCTGTGTGGAAAGATGTAACGTTAACTCAAAAACATAGACCTGTGATTGACAGCATCTTATTCTTGGTCTTTTAAACCGTCGACTAGCATGTCAAGCGACATAAGCCTGCACGAGCTGCTGGATCTCTCCATAGGGACTCCAGACGCCGGATCTGTAAACTTCGGCGCGCTGCACACTTTACTGCACGCCCTCCTGGGACACCTGAAGATTGAGAG is from Carassius auratus strain Wakin chromosome 28, ASM336829v1, whole genome shotgun sequence and encodes:
- the mfsd11 gene encoding UNC93-like protein MFSD11 encodes the protein MSPEGKTLLNIIILGLGFMVMFTAFGTCGNIEQTVIKSFNSTEFHGSGYTSMAIIYAVFSASNLIAPSVIAVIGSQLSLFFSGLVYSGYIAVFIHPYTSSFYTLSVLLGIAAAVLWTAQGNLLTINSKDATIGRNSGIFWALMQFSLFFGNLYIFLAWRGKSHITDKDRQTVFITLTVISLVGNFLFFLIQRADPEPAPSDASESPLPADISDSSSVVPSQSLCSQAFDAFKKSIQLAMTKEMLLLSIPFAYSGLELTFYSGVYGTCLGAMNQLGDDAKGLIGLSGILIGVGEILGGGLFGILDKCNRFGRNPVVFLGLFIHIVAFFLIFLNIANDAPVAPEEGTQMQAFIHPSVTVALICSFLLGLGDSCLNTQLISIVGFLFRDDSASAFAVFKFVQSITAAIAFFYSNYLLLHWQLLIMVLTGFLGTITFFVVEWGIIDSRRGSDYDSI